A genome region from Fervidobacterium changbaicum includes the following:
- the fliP gene encoding flagellar type III secretion system pore protein FliP (The bacterial flagellar biogenesis protein FliP forms a type III secretion system (T3SS)-type pore required for flagellar assembly.), with protein sequence MKRFAVLLFIFLLTTSFFPQDEVPIPGIRIQVTPNQSPRDLVATLEILLVLTVLTLAPSILMLFTSFTRIIIVFSFVRNALGTRQVPPNQVLIGLALILTFFIMQPTWNEINANALQPYMDGKITYQEFFSRTMGTVRKFMLTELVNHHNEDNVFVLANALNQKVNNIEEAPDSLLTSAFVLGEIEIAFKMGILIYVPFIIIDMIVASILLSLGMIMIPPVLVSLPFKVLVFILANGWESVIVSLVKSFG encoded by the coding sequence ATGAAGAGATTTGCCGTGTTGCTCTTTATCTTCTTATTAACTACCTCTTTCTTCCCTCAAGACGAGGTGCCTATACCAGGTATACGCATCCAGGTAACACCAAATCAATCCCCAAGAGACCTTGTTGCGACATTAGAAATACTACTTGTACTAACGGTGCTGACATTAGCGCCGAGTATCTTGATGCTTTTTACCTCGTTTACACGGATAATTATCGTTTTCTCCTTTGTAAGAAATGCCTTAGGTACAAGACAAGTTCCTCCAAACCAGGTACTCATTGGCCTTGCTTTGATTCTTACCTTTTTTATTATGCAGCCTACATGGAACGAGATAAATGCAAACGCGTTGCAACCCTACATGGATGGAAAGATAACTTATCAAGAGTTTTTCTCCCGTACGATGGGAACTGTGAGAAAATTCATGCTAACAGAGCTAGTCAATCACCACAATGAAGACAACGTCTTTGTTCTTGCGAACGCTCTCAATCAAAAGGTTAACAACATAGAGGAAGCCCCAGATTCACTTTTAACGTCCGCATTTGTTTTGGGGGAAATAGAGATAGCCTTTAAAATGGGGATTCTTATTTACGTGCCTTTCATAATAATCGACATGATTGTCGCAAGCATCTTACTCTCACTTGGTATGATCATGATTCCTCCCGTGTTGGTTTCTCTGCCCTTTAAAGTCTTAGTTTTCATATTAGCAAACGGCTGGGAATCGGTGATTGTTAGCCTTGTTAAAAGCTTTGGATGA
- the cheY gene encoding chemotaxis protein CheY, producing MARILVVDDAAFMRMMLKDILTKAGHEVVGEAANGVEAVEKYKELKPDVVTMDITMPEMNGIDAIKEIKKIDPNATIIVCSAMGQQAMVIEAIQAGAKDFIVKPFQAARVIEAVQKVVK from the coding sequence ATGGCACGTATTCTGGTTGTTGATGATGCAGCTTTTATGCGCATGATGTTGAAGGACATTTTGACAAAGGCGGGGCATGAGGTTGTTGGTGAAGCTGCTAACGGTGTTGAAGCTGTAGAAAAGTATAAAGAACTGAAGCCGGATGTTGTGACAATGGACATCACAATGCCCGAGATGAACGGAATCGACGCGATCAAAGAAATAAAAAAGATTGACCCAAACGCCACAATTATTGTTTGTAGTGCAATGGGTCAGCAGGCTATGGTGATAGAAGCCATACAAGCCGGCGCGAAAGACTTCATAGTCAAACCCTTCCAAGCGGCTAGGGTTATTGAAGCTGTTCAGAAAGTGGTGAAATAA
- a CDS encoding chemotaxis protein CheW → MSESMEFEVLVFKALNQEMAIGVEMVEIVIEKTEITPVPRAKKIIEGVINLRGKIVPVISLPMLLANESNVEYKKIIIAKVEDVEFGLMVDEVVGVMRVKSEELETNLGKMNTYGKKAKGLIKKDSRLIVYLNLEEIVKEIIGSEVA, encoded by the coding sequence ATGAGTGAGAGCATGGAATTTGAAGTGCTTGTTTTTAAGGCACTTAACCAAGAGATGGCAATTGGTGTTGAAATGGTAGAAATAGTGATAGAAAAGACAGAGATAACCCCAGTCCCGAGGGCTAAAAAGATAATTGAAGGTGTAATAAACCTAAGAGGAAAAATCGTTCCTGTGATAAGCCTTCCAATGTTACTCGCTAACGAGAGCAATGTTGAATACAAAAAGATAATCATCGCAAAAGTCGAAGATGTTGAGTTTGGCTTAATGGTCGATGAAGTTGTTGGTGTTATGAGAGTGAAGAGCGAGGAATTGGAAACTAACCTTGGAAAAATGAACACTTACGGCAAGAAAGCAAAAGGACTCATAAAAAAGGATTCAAGGCTGATAGTTTATCTTAACCTGGAAGAAATAGTCAAAGAAATTATAGGGTCGGAGGTGGCATAA
- a CDS encoding flagellar biosynthetic protein FliO produces MKRKLPNTVGGRFAKVISRVYLDRTTSLVLVRILKEYYVILIGPNQATVVKKLDTIEEGEIDTEAGRNSSFESILQKFVGGKK; encoded by the coding sequence TTGAAAAGAAAGCTCCCCAACACGGTTGGGGGGCGTTTTGCTAAGGTAATTAGCAGAGTTTACTTGGACAGAACTACTTCGTTAGTGCTTGTTAGAATTTTGAAGGAATACTACGTCATTCTTATAGGACCAAACCAGGCAACAGTAGTCAAAAAACTCGATACTATAGAAGAGGGAGAGATAGACACCGAAGCTGGCAGAAATTCGAGCTTTGAATCAATTTTACAAAAATTCGTTGGTGGTAAAAAATGA
- a CDS encoding chemotaxis protein CheA, protein MGEYNEYLSVFIDESKEYIQLLNDALLELEKNTSDVEQINRAFRALHTLKGMAGTMGFERLAKLCHRMENYLDAVRGGKVKITSDELDYLFAGLDMIEKMLQSIVTKGSDELEEDSEGLVDIFERITRGEKVEKVTQKIGVPSSEEGNVEVEATTETRKRVVAESFTQEVINDVLEEAAKRGVPAYHIVVNLQEGTQLKSARMYMVFHTLEEIGIEIIHSVPSVEDIENEKFDLTVELIGVGNVPQEKIYEKIMGVSEIKSVVVKPLKVEERKKEEAVTTESREGEPQKEKEQKKVKITQTVRVDTEKLDTLMNLMGELVIARSRIADILKKYNIKEVDESLAQLSRITLDLQNIVMKVRMVPIEFVFNRFPRMVRDLARSLGKEINFIMEGEETELDRTFVEVIGDPLVHLIRNAIDHGIETKEERIALGKPPIGTVKLSARHEGNNVVIEVEDDGRGMSRDKILKKAIERGLVTEEKAAALPDEKVFDFIFLPGFSTKELVSELSGRGVGMDVVKNTIESLNGSVSIESKVGKGTKVTIRLPLTLAIIQALLVKVNDYVYAIPISIIDSTLIISPGEIRVVQNEEVIVIRGEVIPLIKLWHVFNFPHEENPSEMNVVVVKHGNRKYGLTVDTLIGQEDIVIKSLGKIFSDVKIFSGGATLGDGSIALILDVANVVEMA, encoded by the coding sequence ATGGGAGAGTACAACGAATATCTCAGTGTTTTCATCGACGAATCAAAAGAGTACATCCAGCTACTGAACGATGCCTTACTAGAGCTAGAAAAGAATACCTCAGATGTTGAACAGATTAACAGAGCATTTCGTGCTTTACATACTCTAAAAGGTATGGCCGGAACTATGGGATTTGAAAGACTTGCAAAGTTATGTCATAGGATGGAAAATTATTTGGATGCTGTAAGAGGCGGGAAGGTGAAAATCACAAGCGACGAGCTGGACTACCTTTTCGCCGGTCTTGATATGATTGAAAAAATGCTCCAGTCAATTGTTACTAAAGGCTCAGATGAGTTGGAAGAAGATAGTGAGGGACTTGTAGATATATTTGAAAGGATCACAAGAGGCGAAAAGGTGGAAAAGGTTACTCAAAAAATCGGAGTACCATCGTCTGAAGAAGGAAATGTAGAGGTGGAAGCGACAACAGAAACTAGAAAACGAGTAGTTGCTGAAAGTTTTACACAAGAGGTTATCAACGACGTTTTAGAGGAAGCAGCCAAAAGAGGTGTACCAGCGTATCATATAGTTGTGAACCTCCAAGAAGGCACACAGCTTAAATCTGCGAGAATGTACATGGTTTTTCATACACTTGAGGAGATCGGTATCGAAATAATCCACTCTGTCCCATCTGTCGAGGATATCGAGAACGAGAAATTCGATTTGACGGTTGAACTCATTGGTGTTGGTAACGTGCCTCAAGAAAAGATATACGAAAAGATAATGGGTGTTTCCGAGATCAAGAGCGTCGTTGTTAAACCGCTTAAAGTGGAAGAGAGAAAAAAGGAAGAAGCTGTTACCACCGAAAGTAGAGAGGGTGAACCACAAAAGGAAAAGGAACAGAAAAAAGTAAAAATAACTCAGACTGTCAGGGTAGACACAGAAAAACTGGATACCTTGATGAATTTGATGGGCGAGCTTGTGATTGCACGAAGTAGGATAGCTGATATACTGAAAAAATACAATATAAAAGAAGTAGATGAATCACTGGCCCAGCTCAGCAGAATTACGCTAGATCTACAGAATATCGTGATGAAGGTTAGGATGGTGCCTATTGAATTTGTTTTCAACAGGTTCCCAAGGATGGTAAGAGACTTAGCAAGAAGTTTAGGAAAAGAAATTAACTTCATTATGGAAGGTGAAGAAACCGAACTCGACAGGACATTTGTTGAAGTTATCGGGGATCCTCTTGTGCACCTTATAAGGAACGCTATCGACCACGGTATCGAAACAAAAGAAGAGAGGATAGCTCTTGGAAAACCACCAATAGGTACTGTCAAATTATCAGCTCGCCATGAGGGAAATAACGTTGTTATTGAAGTTGAAGATGATGGAAGGGGCATGAGCAGAGATAAGATTTTGAAGAAAGCTATTGAAAGAGGTTTAGTAACTGAAGAGAAAGCGGCAGCTTTACCAGATGAGAAGGTTTTCGACTTCATATTCTTACCTGGTTTTTCTACAAAAGAGCTGGTCAGCGAACTTTCGGGCCGAGGAGTTGGAATGGACGTTGTCAAAAACACTATTGAATCTTTGAACGGTTCAGTTTCAATTGAGAGTAAAGTCGGGAAAGGAACAAAAGTTACAATACGCTTACCACTTACGTTAGCCATTATTCAAGCGTTGCTTGTGAAAGTAAACGACTATGTTTACGCGATTCCTATTTCAATAATCGATAGCACGTTGATCATCAGCCCTGGAGAGATAAGGGTTGTTCAAAATGAGGAGGTTATTGTAATACGTGGGGAAGTTATACCACTTATCAAACTGTGGCATGTTTTCAATTTCCCACACGAGGAAAATCCAAGCGAAATGAACGTGGTTGTTGTAAAGCATGGAAACAGAAAATATGGTCTCACAGTTGACACGTTGATTGGTCAGGAAGATATCGTTATAAAGTCGCTCGGAAAAATCTTCAGCGATGTGAAAATCTTCAGTGGCGGAGCTACGCTCGGAGATGGGAGCATAGCACTGATACTGGACGTAGCAAATGTTGTTGAAATGGCATAG